One Phycisphaerae bacterium RAS2 DNA window includes the following coding sequences:
- a CDS encoding Aspartate aminotransferase yields the protein MKLADRVSLIEEAATLATAAKAAEMKRAGIDVVGFGAGEPDFDTPDHIKAAANRALAAGHTSYAKPTSGIPEARAAVCKKYLRDNALTYQPDQVIVTVGGKEALYLAFMALLNPGDEVLLPVPYWVSFAEQIKLCGGVVVPIVGSDATDLKITPKQVAAALTPRTKILVFNSPSNPGGFAYTPAETRAIADVLTGRNVVVFSDEMYDQLRYGDARDNLSFAAISPEWFGKTITFNAASKTHAMTGWRIGYAAGPREIIRAMAKLQTHTTSGTATFIQHALVEALTGDQSHVEARRREFEQRGRFMHERLCGLKDVTCVRPTGAFYCFPNVSGTYARLGVKSSVEFCALVLDRVHVALVPGSAFGMDTHVRLSFATDMGAITKGVERLEELVGRE from the coding sequence ATGAAACTCGCCGACCGCGTCAGCCTCATTGAAGAAGCCGCCACCCTCGCCACCGCCGCCAAGGCCGCAGAGATGAAGCGGGCCGGCATCGATGTCGTCGGCTTCGGCGCGGGCGAGCCGGATTTCGACACGCCCGACCACATCAAGGCCGCCGCGAACCGCGCCCTCGCCGCCGGGCACACCTCCTACGCCAAGCCGACCAGCGGCATCCCCGAGGCCCGCGCGGCCGTTTGTAAGAAATATCTCCGCGACAACGCACTGACCTACCAGCCCGATCAGGTCATCGTCACCGTCGGCGGCAAGGAGGCGCTTTATCTCGCATTCATGGCCCTGCTCAACCCCGGCGATGAGGTGCTGCTGCCGGTGCCGTACTGGGTGAGCTTCGCCGAGCAGATCAAGCTGTGCGGGGGCGTGGTGGTGCCGATCGTCGGCAGCGATGCGACGGATTTGAAGATCACGCCGAAGCAGGTCGCCGCCGCCCTCACGCCGCGAACGAAGATACTCGTCTTTAACAGCCCGTCCAACCCCGGCGGTTTTGCCTACACGCCGGCCGAGACGCGCGCCATCGCCGACGTGCTAACCGGGCGCAATGTCGTCGTCTTCTCCGACGAGATGTACGACCAGCTTCGCTACGGCGACGCGCGCGACAATTTGAGCTTTGCCGCCATCAGCCCCGAATGGTTCGGCAAGACCATCACCTTTAACGCCGCCAGTAAGACCCACGCCATGACCGGCTGGCGCATCGGCTACGCCGCAGGCCCGCGCGAGATCATCCGCGCCATGGCCAAGCTGCAAACCCACACCACCAGCGGCACGGCCACATTCATTCAACACGCGCTGGTGGAAGCGCTCACCGGCGATCAGTCGCACGTCGAGGCCCGCCGCCGCGAGTTCGAGCAGCGCGGCCGATTCATGCACGAACGCTTGTGCGGCCTGAAGGACGTGACGTGCGTGCGGCCGACGGGGGCGTTTTATTGCTTTCCGAATGTGAGCGGGACGTACGCGCGGCTGGGAGTTAAGTCATCGGTCGAGTTTTGCGCGCTGGTGCTCGACCGCGTGCATGTGGCGCTGGTGCCGGGCAGCGCGTTTGGGATGGACACGCACGTGCGATTGTCGTTTGCAACGGACATGGGAGCGATTACGAAAGGGGTGGAGCGGTTGGAGGAGTTGGTGGGGCGGGAGTGA
- a CDS encoding putative uridylyltransferase, which yields MSTPSNESSIRAAFRTVGQEHVFAFWDGLDSDQRQELLADLSLISAEQLPHLRQVVLGTGAAHAAPGNVQPPSVIRRDAVTTEQVQRGRRLLAEGKVAAFTVAGGQGTRLGYDGPKGAFPIGPISNKPLFQLFAEAILATDRKFGGATHWYIMTSPQNDAATRAFFDEFRYFGLPADRVHFFTQGVMPAFDRDGRILLEQPHRVALSPDGHGGSLLAMATSGTLADMAARGIEHISYFQVDNPLVKPLDPAFLGLHAASGSEMSSKTLPKADDLERVGNFVMVGGRLSVIEYSDLPEALARRRNADGSRTFDSANIAVHVLTRAFVERLTRDRTSFGLPWHRAEKKVPCMDLNTGRRVEPTAPNAVKLEAFIFDALPLAERAVLMETSRAEEFSPVKNATGVDSVETAKRDISRRAAAWLARAGVAIPRVGDEPDGVFEISPLYALDAEDVIARSPALTVAPAARLHLE from the coding sequence ATGTCAACACCATCGAACGAGTCGTCGATCCGCGCCGCCTTCCGAACCGTCGGGCAGGAGCACGTCTTCGCCTTCTGGGACGGTCTCGACTCCGATCAGCGACAGGAACTGCTTGCCGACCTTTCGCTGATTTCAGCCGAGCAACTTCCACACTTGCGGCAGGTTGTGCTGGGCACGGGCGCTGCGCACGCCGCGCCGGGCAACGTCCAGCCGCCGTCGGTGATTCGTCGCGATGCGGTGACGACCGAACAGGTGCAGCGTGGTCGCCGGTTGCTTGCCGAGGGCAAGGTCGCGGCGTTCACGGTGGCCGGCGGGCAGGGCACGCGGCTGGGGTACGACGGGCCGAAGGGCGCGTTTCCCATCGGGCCGATCAGCAACAAGCCGCTGTTTCAGTTGTTCGCGGAAGCGATCCTCGCGACGGATCGCAAGTTCGGCGGCGCGACCCACTGGTACATCATGACCAGCCCGCAGAACGACGCAGCGACGCGGGCATTTTTCGACGAGTTTCGATATTTCGGGCTGCCCGCCGATCGCGTGCATTTCTTCACGCAGGGCGTCATGCCGGCCTTCGACCGCGACGGGCGCATCCTGCTCGAGCAACCGCATCGCGTCGCGCTTTCGCCCGATGGCCACGGCGGCTCGCTGCTGGCCATGGCGACGAGCGGCACGCTGGCCGACATGGCGGCGCGCGGCATCGAGCACATCAGCTACTTTCAGGTGGACAACCCGCTGGTGAAGCCGCTGGACCCGGCGTTTCTCGGGTTGCACGCCGCGAGCGGCTCGGAGATGTCGAGTAAGACGCTGCCCAAGGCCGACGATCTCGAGCGCGTGGGGAACTTCGTGATGGTCGGCGGGCGGTTGTCGGTGATTGAGTATTCCGACCTGCCCGAGGCCCTCGCGCGGCGGCGCAACGCCGACGGCTCGCGCACCTTTGACTCGGCCAACATCGCCGTGCATGTGCTGACGCGCGCGTTCGTCGAGCGGCTGACCCGCGACCGCACGTCGTTCGGTCTGCCGTGGCACCGGGCGGAGAAAAAAGTTCCGTGTATGGATTTGAACACCGGCCGGCGGGTCGAGCCGACCGCGCCCAACGCGGTGAAGCTCGAGGCGTTCATCTTCGACGCCCTGCCGCTGGCCGAGCGGGCCGTGCTGATGGAGACCTCGCGCGCCGAGGAGTTCAGCCCGGTGAAAAACGCGACGGGCGTCGATTCGGTGGAGACGGCCAAGCGCGACATCAGCCGCCGTGCGGCCGCATGGCTGGCGCGGGCGGGTGTGGCCATCCCGCGCGTGGGCGATGAGCCGGACGGCGTGTTTGAAATCAGCCCGCTGTATGCGCTGGATGCGGAGGATGTCATCGCGCGATCGCCGGCGTTGACCGTAGCCCCCGCCGCGCGCCTGCATTTGGAATGA